In the genome of Aphanothece sacrum FPU1, the window CTCAGGAAAAGCATAGGCTAATTTTTGGGGTAAGGTAACATTATTAATCGCTGTTCCTAGACGAATTTGTAAGGTACTGTGTTCTCCTTGGGGCATCGGTTTTTGACAAATTACTCCATTAATATATTCGCTGGCTGGTTTAGTTTCGGGACTTTTTAGAAATTCTTCAAGAGTCAAAGACTGTTCAATATTTTTAGTAATAATCATCTGTTTATCTCCTTAATCTAATTCTTCATTTGTTGTGCAATTAAATTTTTATAATTTTTCTTACCTATTTAACCAGCTTAATGATTAAAAAAACGCTGACTTTTTAATGAAGCAACTAACTTAACATCATCGTCTTGATAAAGTTCTTTCTCTCGTTGAATAAAAATATCTGCTAAAGCGGTATAAGCTTCTTCCCAAGCGGCCATAATTTCAGGAGTTGCTTGCTCTTGTAAAACTTCCTTCATTGCTAATAATAAAAAATCGCCAATCACGGGATATTGTTCTGCAATCACTTGACTATCAACATGACGATTAGCAATTTTTTCAACTGTTTTTTTTAACTCATCTAATTTATCAATATGAATCGCATAAGCATAAATAGAACCCGCTAATTTATTTGGTTGTGATCCCCCATCTACATGAGTCATAAAAGTGGTTTCAAACCATAATCTATACTCAGGACGAGATTCAAACATTAATTGATACATTTTGCGAGTAATTTCTTCTCCTCTTTCCTTTAAAATTGGAGCAGTTGCTTTAACTAAATCAATTGTTTTTTGACTAACCATTAGTAACAATCTCCCTTATTTTTTCGGTTCTACCGGACAAATTATTCTAAATTATTATAAATGATAGACCTTAACTCGCTCAGAGTTAAGCTATACAAATAAAGGTTGCCTACGCAACCTATAATGGCAGTCCACGAAGGTGGACTTTGTTTCTATAGGATCAGACATAAGGTCTGTCATTAATTATTAGTTTAGCACAGTAAGTCCCGTAGAACCGTGTTTTTGGTGAGAATCAGGTATTCGGGGCGGGTTTATCTAACTTTTAGCTGAGAATCAGTGATTTTTGTAAAAAACCCGCCCCTACAAACTTTTGCATAACTATGGGTTAACTTTGGGAAAATGAGTTTCGGGATCTTGAGCTACCCAACCAACAGGAAACTTATAACGAACTTCAAAATGTAGATGAGGTTGCAAAATATCAGGCTTTCCCGTCTTCCCTACATAGCCTAACACATCGCCCGCTTGAACAGATTGACCTATTTTCGCCTTAAAGCGACTTAAATGAGCATAACGAGTCTGTCGGCCATTACCATGATCCACCACCACTAAAAAGCCATAGCTTCCTTCTTGGGCCACAAAAATAACCATTCCCCGATCCGCCGCTAAAACAGGGGTTCCGGGTTCCGCTAATAAATCTACCCCCCCATGAAAAAATGATTGTCCTGTCGTCGGATTCGTATGCCATCCATACCCCAGTCCAATAGGGGCCACAAAGGGCAAAGGATAGCTTTTAAGCCCTGTATAATCCCCTCGTCGGGGGGTTTCCCATGGTTGCCAATTTACCCCCGGAATAAAAGCAACTTTAGGGTTAGGTACACAGCCATTAATCTCAAACAAAACATCGGCCCGCACACCATAAGCAGTGGATAAATCTCGCCAAGTCGCCCCATTTGGCACTTGTACCCGAATTCCATCAAAGGGAGGTATAAGAATATCTTGGCCAACTGGAACCTTTCCCTGAGCTAAACTAGGATTAAGTCGAACTAAAGTCGCCGGAATAAGTTTATAACGCTTAGCAATACTCTCAATAGTTTCTCCTGGGGCCACCCGATGACGTTGTATCCGAGATAGGGCCGGAACCGGACACAAAGAAGATGGAGAGTTTTGTGCCAAATAAGGACTAAAAGATATCAGAGGGATCAGGGAGACAAATAACCATAACCACCGTTCACGACTCACTTTCCTATAAAACACGCAAAATACTAGGAATACTGTTAATTGCCTCTAAAGAATGAATTTCCGCCAAAGCCTTGCGGAAGTTACCCTCACAGACATTGTGAGTGACGACCACAATTTCCGCAAGTTCCCCTTGAAAACCAATTTGTACTATTGACTCTAAACTGACCTGATGTTGACCGAAACTGGTTCCTAGATAACCGATGACTCCTGGCACATCTTCGGTGAGAAAACGGGCATAAAAGCGAGTTTCTATGGCTTCAATGGGGGTAATCTGACAATAATGTTGATGAACGCAACTTAAAAGGGGATCTAGGGTTTGAACCGGGCCACTACTTTTAAGGATGGCCACAATATTCATCACATCCGATACAACAGAACTGGCAGTTGGGCCGGCCCCGGCCCCTGGCCCATAAAACATCACTTGTCCCAGGGGACTCCCTTCTACCAAAATGGCGTTGTAGACCCCGTTAATGTTAGCTAGGGGATGGGTTTTAGACACTAGGGTAGGATGCACCCTTAATTGTAAGGTTTCTGAGGCTTCACCCCGTGATCCTTTAGCGATCGCTAATAGTTTAATCACAAAACCTAATTTATCAGCATAGATAATATCAGCCGCGCTAACTTGACGAATGCCTTCACAGTAGACATCTTCCCGTTTGACTTTTCCTCCGAACCCCAGAGAGGCTAAAATAGCGATTTTATCGGCTGCATCTAACCCATCCACATCGGCAGTGGGATCGGCTTCAGCATAGCCTAATTGTTGCGCTTCGGCTAAAACATCGTCAAAATCTGCCCCATATAGGGTCATTTGGGTCAAAATGTAGTTAGTTGTGCCGTTAACAATGCCAATAATGTTGTTAATGCGGTTAGCCCCTAAAGATTGTTTTAGAGGTTTAATGATGGGGATACCACCGCCAACTGCCGCTTCTAAAAGGACGTATACTCCTGCTTTATTGGCTGCTGCGTAGATTTCATCTCCATAACGGGCGATCACAGCTTTATTAGCAGTGACAACGTGCTTTTTGTGATTAATAGCTTGTAAAATGAGCGATCGCGCGGGTTCTAGCCCCCCTAATAATTCCACCACAATATCAATATCAGGGTCGTTGACGATACTTTCTAAGTCTGTCGTCATCACTCCTGATAAGAATTCTACGGAACGAGGTTTATCAGGCGATCGCACTCCGACCCGATGAATGACGATTTCCTCTAATAAAGGGTTTCGTCCCGATGGATCAAGCAGAATTTGCGCCGTTCCTGTGCCTACCGTTCCCAACCCAAGTAAACCAATCTTAAAGGCCACAATGATGCTCCTGTCGTCATCTTCCTATTCTAGATTAACTCTTTATTGTCTCAGATTGTTGAGGGGTTGTGAATTAATTTAAAAATGCTAACTAATAACCCACCAGTAAGCCAAAAGGAATTTAAAATGCGTTTTGACTTATTTATTTATAAAGCCATAACACTATGTTATAGTTACACAAATCAAATATATATTCTAGATGAAGTAGAACCAGATAAACTTCTGCGGGAGAAACCTTCATCGAGTTAATAACGTCCCACAAAAGAGACTCCATACATACAATAATTATATGCAATCAAAATCAACAGTTAAACCCTGGTTTTTCATTCCCACTCTTTATTTTGCGGAAGGACTTCCTTATATTCTAATTAATTCTGTTTCAGTTATTATTTATAAGAATCTAGGGGTAGATAATGCTCAAATTGCTTTTTGGACAAGTCTTCTATATCTACCTTGGGTACTTAAAATGTTTTGGTCGCCTTGGGTTGAAAAAATAGGAAAAACTAGAGATTGGATTATTATTACTCAATTAGTAATGGTCAGTTGTTTGGGAATAAGTGCGATCGCTTTACAACTTCCTAATTTCTTTTATATTTCTTTAATAACTTTCACATTAGGGGCCTTTGTTTCGGCCACCCATGATATTGCAGTAGATGGGTTTTATTTAGAATCATTAAACTTTACTCAGCAAGCAGAATTTGCCGGAATTAGACCAATTTTTTATCGAGGTGCTGTGATCTTTGGTTCAGGTTTTTTAGTAGTATTGGCCGGTAAATTAGCCAAATCATGGAACAATATATCTCTGAGTTGGACAGCGGCCTTAAGTGTTTGTGCTTTAATTTTTTTAGCTTTCTCTATATATCATTTTTTTAGTTTACCTAAATTCTCAAATTATCATAACAAAAAATCAGATAATACTGAGAATATTAATATTCATGAGCAGAAACAATCTGAAAATATCAACTCATTACAAATTATTGCTTCCTATTTCCGTAAACCTAAAATATTAATAATTTTGGCATTTATCTTATCCTATCGTTTTGGTGAAGCACTCTTAATTAAATTAAGTAATCCCTTTTTATTAGATTCCTTTGCTCAAGGGGGCTTAGAATTAAGTACAGAAGAAGTCGGCTTGATGTATGGTGGTTTTGGTGTAATATCTTTAATATTAGGAGGAATGTTAGGGGGTTTTGTCATAGCAAAAATTGGACTTAAAAAGAGTATTTTTCCAATGGCATTAGCCCTGAACTTACCTAATCTTTTTTACTTCTATATGTCTCTAGTTAAACCTTCTTTACCAGTAACTACAATGTTTATCTCATTGGAACAGTTTGGTAGTGGATTAGGATTAACCGCTTTTATGGTTTATTTAATGGAAATTTCTGAAGGAGAATATAAAACTGCTCATTATGCCATTTCTACAGGAATTATGGCTTTAGGAATGATGTTACCCGGATTAATTAGTGGTTATCTTCAACAAGAACTTGGATATCCCTTATTTTTTATGGTCGCTTTTTTA includes:
- a CDS encoding homoserine dehydrogenase — translated: MAFKIGLLGLGTVGTGTAQILLDPSGRNPLLEEIVIHRVGVRSPDKPRSVEFLSGVMTTDLESIVNDPDIDIVVELLGGLEPARSLILQAINHKKHVVTANKAVIARYGDEIYAAANKAGVYVLLEAAVGGGIPIIKPLKQSLGANRINNIIGIVNGTTNYILTQMTLYGADFDDVLAEAQQLGYAEADPTADVDGLDAADKIAILASLGFGGKVKREDVYCEGIRQVSAADIIYADKLGFVIKLLAIAKGSRGEASETLQLRVHPTLVSKTHPLANINGVYNAILVEGSPLGQVMFYGPGAGAGPTASSVVSDVMNIVAILKSSGPVQTLDPLLSCVHQHYCQITPIEAIETRFYARFLTEDVPGVIGYLGTSFGQHQVSLESIVQIGFQGELAEIVVVTHNVCEGNFRKALAEIHSLEAINSIPSILRVL
- a CDS encoding globin domain-containing protein — translated: MVSQKTIDLVKATAPILKERGEEITRKMYQLMFESRPEYRLWFETTFMTHVDGGSQPNKLAGSIYAYAIHIDKLDELKKTVEKIANRHVDSQVIAEQYPVIGDFLLLAMKEVLQEQATPEIMAAWEEAYTALADIFIQREKELYQDDDVKLVASLKSQRFFNH
- a CDS encoding LysM peptidoglycan-binding domain-containing M23 family metallopeptidase — translated: MIPLISFSPYLAQNSPSSLCPVPALSRIQRHRVAPGETIESIAKRYKLIPATLVRLNPSLAQGKVPVGQDILIPPFDGIRVQVPNGATWRDLSTAYGVRADVLFEINGCVPNPKVAFIPGVNWQPWETPRRGDYTGLKSYPLPFVAPIGLGYGWHTNPTTGQSFFHGGVDLLAEPGTPVLAADRGMVIFVAQEGSYGFLVVVDHGNGRQTRYAHLSRFKAKIGQSVQAGDVLGYVGKTGKPDILQPHLHFEVRYKFPVGWVAQDPETHFPKVNP
- a CDS encoding MFS transporter codes for the protein MQSKSTVKPWFFIPTLYFAEGLPYILINSVSVIIYKNLGVDNAQIAFWTSLLYLPWVLKMFWSPWVEKIGKTRDWIIITQLVMVSCLGISAIALQLPNFFYISLITFTLGAFVSATHDIAVDGFYLESLNFTQQAEFAGIRPIFYRGAVIFGSGFLVVLAGKLAKSWNNISLSWTAALSVCALIFLAFSIYHFFSLPKFSNYHNKKSDNTENINIHEQKQSENINSLQIIASYFRKPKILIILAFILSYRFGEALLIKLSNPFLLDSFAQGGLELSTEEVGLMYGGFGVISLILGGMLGGFVIAKIGLKKSIFPMALALNLPNLFYFYMSLVKPSLPVTTMFISLEQFGSGLGLTAFMVYLMEISEGEYKTAHYAISTGIMALGMMLPGLISGYLQQELGYPLFFMVAFLLTVPGMFTVFFIPLKSRKL